One region of Populus trichocarpa isolate Nisqually-1 chromosome 4, P.trichocarpa_v4.1, whole genome shotgun sequence genomic DNA includes:
- the LOC7470441 gene encoding lysM domain-containing GPI-anchored protein 2: MGFHFTPLLLTLLLFSTLHSRSSSQTFKCSTPSTCHSLIDYISPNATTFSHIKTLFSVKNIHSILAANNLPLSTLPNSTIPANQTIKISFPCMCINNTGHSNKQPIYTVQKDDGLFHIAAEVFSGLVTYQEIAAVNNISDVNLIKVGQKLWIPLPCNCDDVDGVKVVHYGHVVEAGSSLELIAQEYGTSTDTLVKLNGVNDSSLLAGQVLDVPLQACNSSVRSDSVDYPLLVPNNTYFFTANNCVKCKCDAANNWTLQCEASGIKPSNWSTCPVMQCEGGLLSIDNSTTSGCNITTCAYAGFNKNQSIFTTLATRSTCPVTAAPGNYASRTGLSWNYLFISLHLILLLVYHL, translated from the exons ATGGGTTTCCATTTCACTCCGCTGCTTCTCACCCTACTCTTATTCTCCACGCTCCACTCAAGATCTTCTTCCCAAACCTTCAAATGTAGCACACCCTCCACGTGCCATTCCCTCATTGACTACATCTCTCCAAACGCAACAACTTTCTCCCACATCAAAACCCTCTTCTCCGTCAAGAACATACACTCCATCTTAGCTGCCAACAACCTCCCTCTCTCCACGTTACCAAACTCTACCATACCTGCAAACCAGACCATCAAAATCTCATTTCCTTGCATGTGCATCAACAACACTGGTCACTCAAACAAGCAACCAATCTACACCGTTCAAAAGGATGATGGGCTTTTTCATATTGCAGCAGAAGTTTTCTCAGGATTGGTAACATACCAAGAAATTGCTGCTGTTAATAATATATCAGACGTTAATCTGATTAAGGTTGGGCAGAAATTGTGGATTCCTTTACCTTGTAATTGTGATGATGTTGATGGGGTCAAAGTTGTCCATTATGGACACGTGGTGGAAGCTGGCAGTTCTTTGGAGTTGATTGCTCAAGAATATGGGACCAGTACAGATACACTAGTGAAGCTTAATGGGGTTAATGATAGTTCTCTCTTAGCTGGTCAAGTTCTTGATGTCCCTCTCCAAG CTTGCAATTCATCGGTGAGAAGTGACTCAGTAGATTATCCACTACTTGTTCCTAACAACACCTATTTCTTCACTGCTAACAATTGTGTTAAATGCAAGTGTGATGCTGCAAACAACTGGAC ATTACAATGTGAAGCATCTGGGATTAAACCATCCAACTGGTCAACTTGCCCTGTTATGCAATGTGAAGGTGGCTTGTTATCCATCGACAACTCGACAACTTCTGGTTGCAACATCACAACCTGTGCCTATGCCGGTTTTAACAAGAACCAAAGCATCTTCACAACTCTCGCCACACGGTCCACTTGTCCAGTTACCGCAG CTCCCGGAAATTATGCTTCAAGGACTGGTTTGAGTTGGAACTACTTGTTCATCTCTCTTCACctgattcttcttcttgtgtATCATCTTTGA
- the LOC7470443 gene encoding protein DETOXIFICATION 45, chloroplastic: protein MASTGQFSGKSLYKGLTSRSSGEQSRLTKGKMKFCFLNQSKVPRGLGGGDIVSRKCHLCAEQKNSLSPLVIRHRKARFGVVCCQSSSGYGVESTDEQERLVLEENKRGIINGSRGEESESIGVLINQPRSSDVRCELIMLSLPAIAGQAIDPFSQLMETAYIGRLGPVELGSAGVSIMIFNNVSKLFNIPLLSVATSFVAEDIAKNATKDSISENGIQEDSTNGKPIGMVERKQLSSVSTALILAIGIGIFEAVALSLGCGSFLNLMGITVDSPMRIPAERFLSLRALGAPAVVVSLALQGIFRGFKDTKTPVFCLGLGNLSAIFLFPLLMYYLKLGVTGAAISTVVSQYLVTFLMVWQLNKRVILLPPKVGELQFGVYMKSGGFLIGRTLAVLTTMTLATSMAARQGAVAMAAHQICMQIWLAVSLLTDALASSGQALIASYSSEGDHKTVKEVTKFVLKIGLVVGVSLAAILGVSFGSIATLFTKDADVLGIVRTGILFVSASQPINALAFIFDGLHYGVSDFPYAAKSMMLVGLISSAFLLYAPITGLPGVWSGLALFMGLRTAAGCVRLLSKSGPWWFMHKDLETV from the exons ATGGCTAGTACTGGACAATTCAGTGGCAAATCACTTTACAAAGGATTGACAAGTAGAAGTAGTGGTGAACAGAGTCgattaacaaaaggaaaaatgaaattttgtttcttgaatcaAAGTAAAGTTCCTAGAGGATTGGGGGGTGGAGATATTGTGTCGAGAAAGTGTCATTTGTGTGCCGAGCAAAAGAATTCTTTGTCGCCTCTGGTGATTAGACATCGGAAGGCGCGATTTGGGGTGGTTTGTTGTCAGTCAAGTTCTGGGTATGGTGTGGAATCCACTGATGAGCAGGAGAGATTGGTTTTAGAAGAAAACAAGCGCGGCATTATCAATGGTTCGAGAGGTGAAGAAAG TGAGTCAATTGGGGTTCTGATCAATCAACCACGTTCTTCAGATGTCAGATGCGAGCTTATAATGCTTTCTTTGCCTGCAATTGCTGGACAGGCTATTGATCCTTTTTCCCAGTTGATGGAGACAGCGTATATTGGCAGATTAG GTCCAGTAGAGTTGGGTTCTGCTGGTGTTTCTATTATGATATTTAACAATGTATCAAAGCTATTCAATATTCCTCTTCTAAGTGTGGCAACATCTTTTGTGGCTGAAGACATTGCAAAGAATGCAACCAAAGATTCTATTTCAG AAAATGGCATCCAAGAAGACAGTACTAATGGTAAACCTATTGGGATGGTTGAAAGAAAGCAACTATCCTCTGTGTCCACTGCTTTAATATTAGCTATCGGGATAGGAATCTTTGAGGCTGTAGCCTTGTCTCTGGGATGCGGATCATTTCTCAACTTGATGGGCATAACTGTG GATTCACCAATGCGCATTCCTGCAGAACGATTTCTTTCACTAAGAGCCCTTGGTGCTCCAGCTGTTGTGGTCTCCTTGGCTCTTCAAGGCATTTTTCGTGGCTTCAAGGATACTAAAACTCCTGTATTTTGTCTTG GCTTGGGTAATTTATcagctatatttttatttccctTACTCATGTATTATCTTAAGTTGGGTGTGACTGGAGCAGCTATTTCCACAGTAGTGTCACA ATACCTTGTCACCTTTTTGATGGTTTGGCAACTAAATAAGAGGGTTATATTATTACCTCCAAAGGTTGGAGAGCTCCAATTTGGTGTCTACATGAAATCTG GtggctttcttattggaagaacTCTTGCTGTTTTAACTACCATGACATTGGCCACTTCAATGGCGGCTCGTCAAGGTGCAGTAGCAATGGCTGCACATCAGATATGTATGCAAATATGGTTGGCTGTTTCTCTTCTCACAGATGCACTGGCTTCATCTGGTCAG GCTCTAATTGCAAGTTACTCATCGGAAGGTGACCACAAAACTGTGAAAGAAGTcacaaaatttgttttgaag ATTGGACTAGTTGTTGGTGTTTCATTGGCTGCAATTCTGGGTGTATCTTTTGGTTCCATAGCCACCTTGTTCACCAAGGATGCTGATGTATTAGGAATTGTAAGAACTGGGATATTG TTTGTTAGTGCTAGTCAACCTATCAATGCCCtagcttttatttttgatgGTCTTCATTATGGTGTTTCTGACTTTCCATATGCGGCGAAATCTATG ATGTTGGTTGGATTAATATCATCTGCCTTTCTGCTTTATGCTCCAATTACGGGGCTCCCTGGGGTTTGGTCTGGTTTGGCTCTCTTCATGGGTTTGCGTACAGCAGCAGGATGTGTGAG aTTACTTTCAAAATCTGGTCCATGGTGGTTCATGCACAAGGATTTAGAGACTGTTTAG